Proteins encoded together in one bacterium window:
- the aroC gene encoding chorismate synthase yields the protein MDGQTNAGILVQLAGDTTLIRYLTAGESHGAMLTGIVDGIPANLKLSVTDIDTQLARRQRGYGRGERMAIESDHIEITGGVRYGKTTGAPIGLLLRNRDWENWRTKLSVEASEEPTAPLTMPRPGHADYAGALKYAQHDIRNVIERASARETAMRVAVGAICRTLLAEFGITIYSHVVQIGTISHNNNPTLSDLETADNSPLRCIDPVAEEAMMQCIDECKARGDTVGGVIEIIAFGVPVGIGSYGQGDSRIDGRIAGALMSIPAVKTVAIGAIDATELIGSAFHDTFLPDRETTVQRPTNRAGGIEGGITNGEPIVVRVTMKPLASLTQPLASVDLKTGEAVEALRERSDVCAVPAAGVVAENLLAIVLADAFLQKVGGDSIEEVTSHYNAWGDRWRTFS from the coding sequence GTGGACGGGCAAACAAATGCCGGTATCCTTGTACAATTGGCTGGAGACACAACATTGATCCGCTACCTCACCGCCGGTGAATCGCACGGCGCAATGTTGACGGGCATCGTCGACGGCATTCCGGCAAACTTGAAATTGTCGGTAACGGATATCGATACGCAGTTGGCGCGCAGGCAACGCGGCTATGGGCGCGGCGAACGGATGGCAATCGAATCCGACCATATCGAGATTACCGGAGGCGTTCGTTACGGGAAAACGACTGGCGCTCCGATTGGTTTGTTACTCCGAAATCGCGATTGGGAAAATTGGCGAACAAAATTGTCGGTCGAAGCGAGCGAAGAACCAACCGCTCCTCTTACAATGCCGCGTCCCGGCCATGCCGACTATGCCGGTGCGCTTAAATACGCCCAACACGACATTCGTAACGTTATCGAACGGGCAAGTGCGCGCGAGACCGCCATGCGGGTCGCAGTAGGAGCGATTTGCCGTACGTTGTTAGCAGAATTTGGAATCACGATTTATAGCCATGTCGTCCAAATTGGGACAATTTCTCATAACAACAATCCAACCCTCAGCGATCTCGAAACCGCAGATAACTCTCCTTTACGTTGTATCGATCCGGTTGCCGAAGAAGCGATGATGCAATGTATCGACGAATGTAAAGCACGCGGCGATACCGTGGGCGGCGTGATTGAAATCATTGCGTTTGGAGTTCCGGTGGGAATCGGTTCTTATGGGCAAGGCGATAGCAGAATCGATGGCAGGATCGCAGGGGCATTGATGTCGATTCCGGCGGTTAAGACGGTAGCGATTGGCGCAATAGACGCTACCGAACTAATCGGCTCGGCGTTTCATGATACCTTTCTACCGGATCGTGAGACAACGGTACAGCGTCCTACCAACCGCGCTGGCGGTATCGAAGGCGGTATCACCAATGGCGAACCGATTGTTGTGCGAGTAACGATGAAACCGCTCGCATCGTTAACGCAACCGCTCGCATCGGTTGATTTGAAGACGGGAGAAGCAGTTGAAGCGTTGCGGGAGCGTTCCGATGTCTGCGCCGTACCAGCCGCGGGAGTGGTTGCCGAGAATCTGTTGGCGATTGTATTAGCCGATGCGTTTCTACAAAAAGTCGGCGGTGACAGCATTGAGGAAGTAACATCACACTACAATGCCTGGGGCGACCGGTGGCGCACGTTTTCTTAG
- a CDS encoding shikimate kinase, translating to MAHVFLAGMMGSGKTTITQLLSRQLSVPCYDLDKLVSQRMRKSVSEIFRRDGQERFREIEAAVLRENLKNPDGIWALGGGTLTTPGIPELLREHGLLLFLSVPLEVLANRVAGDKSRPLLNECTTQEERLQRLTELYEERKTTYQLCEVEIQLDGSEPPEIAASIVLQEVERRGFVFHPAASTRNS from the coding sequence GTGGCGCACGTTTTCTTAGCCGGCATGATGGGGAGTGGTAAGACAACGATTACTCAGTTGCTTTCGCGACAGCTATCAGTGCCATGTTATGACCTCGATAAGTTGGTATCGCAACGAATGCGTAAGAGTGTTTCGGAGATTTTTCGGCGGGATGGCCAAGAGAGATTTCGCGAAATAGAAGCTGCAGTGCTTCGTGAGAATTTGAAAAATCCAGATGGCATTTGGGCGCTGGGTGGCGGCACTTTAACTACACCCGGAATTCCGGAATTATTGCGCGAGCATGGTCTTCTCTTATTTTTATCGGTGCCGCTGGAGGTACTTGCGAACCGAGTAGCCGGAGACAAATCCCGGCCATTGCTGAATGAATGTACCACGCAGGAAGAACGTCTACAGCGGTTAACCGAGCTGTATGAAGAACGCAAAACAACTTATCAATTGTGTGAAGTCGAAATCCAACTCGATGGATCCGAACCGCCGGAAATCGCAGCAAGTATCGTGTTACAAGAAGTTGAACGACGCGGTTTCGTTTTCCACCCAGCAGCATCGACCAGAAATTCATGA